In a single window of the Helicobacter sp. MIT 99-5507 genome:
- a CDS encoding glycosyltransferase family 10 domain-containing protein, translating to MQKCIKLHFIDGCSEDSTYKNFLPQGYVLDSINPDFIFYDIFGKAEHIKYDCIRIFCTGENVRPDFNFCDYAISFDYLEFEDRHLRYPLYLNTTSFRQICDNERDKTYSFGEEALNRKFCSFVVSNSKADSLREEFFNALSEYKRVDSGGRYKNNIGAPINDKHKFLSQYKFNIAFENSATHGYITEKIFDAKVAGSIPIYWGDSTISKPLSNLGGGLNEKAFINISSFKNIYEAIEFIKYLDSNNEAYLKMLNAPLLQDKNHDKIFDERLKNFFDHIFSQNKEQAYRRGFGQWRLNIEKRYKKFQHTRNIIIKLTNIWRFLILKIPQK from the coding sequence ATGCAAAAGTGCATAAAACTTCACTTCATAGATGGTTGTAGCGAAGATAGCACTTATAAAAATTTTTTACCACAAGGCTATGTGCTAGATTCTATAAATCCTGATTTTATCTTTTATGATATATTTGGAAAAGCAGAACATATAAAATATGATTGTATAAGGATTTTTTGCACTGGAGAAAATGTGCGTCCAGACTTTAATTTCTGTGATTATGCAATAAGTTTTGATTATTTAGAGTTTGAAGATAGGCATCTGCGTTATCCATTGTATCTTAATACCACTAGTTTCCGCCAAATATGCGATAATGAAAGGGATAAAACTTATAGCTTTGGAGAAGAAGCACTAAATCGCAAGTTTTGTTCTTTTGTCGTTAGCAATAGTAAGGCAGATTCTTTGCGTGAAGAATTTTTTAATGCTTTAAGTGAGTATAAACGCGTAGATTCTGGTGGAAGATATAAAAATAATATCGGAGCACCTATAAATGATAAACATAAATTCTTAAGCCAATATAAATTTAATATTGCATTTGAAAACTCTGCTACACATGGCTATATCACTGAAAAGATTTTTGATGCCAAGGTAGCAGGTAGCATACCAATCTATTGGGGTGATAGCACGATTTCTAAACCTTTATCCAATTTAGGGGGAGGGTTAAATGAAAAAGCATTTATCAATATCTCAAGTTTTAAAAATATTTATGAGGCAATAGAATTTATTAAATATCTAGATTCTAATAATGAAGCATATCTAAAAATGCTAAATGCCCCACTTTTGCAAGATAAAAATCATGACAAAATCTTTGATGAACGCTTAAAAAATTTTTTTGATCATATATTTTCACAAAATAAAGAACAAGCATATCGGCGGGGATTTGGGCAATGGCGATTAAATATTGAAAAACGTTATAAAAAATTTCAACACACTAGAAATATAATCATTAAGCTTACAAATATTTGGCGTTTTTTAATACTTAAAATACCACAAAAATAG
- a CDS encoding DNA ligase, whose protein sequence is MRFLFWILISFLIIANAQNLMLLKEFNGEDLSGFVMSEKYDGVRAFWNGEILKSRNGKIINAPKWWLENLPKDIALDGELWSNRGEFQKILSIISNKIPTKDWKEIKFMIFDSPNFDKAHWNTKPLNERLAPLKSYLATLKSHPNIQIIEQIRVENNEAAFAFLEQIINNGGEGIVVRDANAPYESGRSSNILKLKKMKDSECKIISINEGKGRFKGIMGSITCKDIFTNKTFKIGSGFDMNMRKNPPKIGVIITYRFQNLTNDNKPRFPVFMRITPKD, encoded by the coding sequence ATGAGATTTTTATTTTGGATTCTAATTTCATTTTTGATAATAGCAAATGCACAAAACTTAATGCTTTTAAAAGAATTTAATGGAGAAGATTTAAGTGGTTTTGTTATGAGTGAAAAATATGATGGAGTGCGTGCATTTTGGAATGGTGAGATTCTAAAATCTAGAAATGGAAAGATAATAAATGCACCAAAATGGTGGCTAGAAAATCTACCAAAAGACATTGCACTTGATGGCGAACTTTGGAGTAATAGAGGAGAATTTCAAAAAATCCTTAGTATTATAAGCAATAAAATACCGACAAAAGATTGGAAAGAAATAAAATTTATGATTTTTGATAGCCCAAATTTTGATAAAGCACATTGGAATACTAAGCCACTAAATGAGCGTCTAGCACCACTAAAATCATATCTAGCTACTTTAAAATCTCATCCAAACATTCAAATCATAGAACAAATAAGAGTTGAAAATAATGAAGCTGCATTTGCATTTTTAGAACAAATAATAAATAATGGTGGTGAAGGTATAGTAGTTAGAGATGCAAATGCACCTTATGAAAGCGGACGAAGTAGCAATATATTAAAACTAAAAAAGATGAAAGATAGTGAATGCAAAATCATCTCTATAAATGAGGGCAAAGGTAGATTCAAAGGAATTATGGGGAGTATAACTTGTAAAGATATTTTTACAAACAAGACTTTTAAAATTGGCAGTGGCTTTGATATGAATATGCGTAAAAATCCACCAAAAATAGGAGTAATAATAACTTACAGATTCCAGAATCTAACAAATGATAATAAACCTAGATTCCCAGTATTTATGAGGATTACACCAAAAGATTAG
- the purD gene encoding phosphoribosylamine--glycine ligase encodes MKILIVGSGAREYSIALSLLNDIRLSQLYFCPGNGATCELGENINIKGNEEIVAFCINNNIALVIIGPEAPLTSGLSNQLRENNIRVFGPSKEAAKLEDSKIFMKNILDKYNINTAKFFSGNNKNELCDFIDSLDTQKVVVKADGLCAGKGVIIANKDEAKKVLDEMLNGSLFGEAGSSVVIEEYLDGFELSIFAICDGDDFIILPSAQDHKRLLDNDLGPNTGGMGAYSPTPLCSDELLNDIKQNIIKPTLEAMKNEGAEFCGVLFCGIMVVNNKPYVLEFNVRFGDPECEVILPLLKTPLLDIINASIDKKIKNFKYEILDKSCVGVVVASKNYPFQASPKEEIRYSKINFLSNQLSHISFAGVSNIDGKLYADGGRVFVAVGIGDTIIEAKQNAYKLIENISFKGMQFRNDIAYRALK; translated from the coding sequence TTGAAAATTTTAATAGTTGGAAGTGGAGCAAGAGAATATAGCATAGCTTTGAGTTTATTAAATGATATTAGATTAAGTCAGCTTTATTTCTGTCCTGGAAATGGCGCTACATGTGAATTAGGTGAAAATATTAATATAAAAGGTAATGAGGAAATAGTTGCTTTTTGTATCAATAACAATATAGCACTTGTTATTATAGGACCTGAAGCACCGCTAACATCTGGACTAAGTAACCAACTAAGAGAAAATAATATAAGAGTTTTTGGACCTAGCAAAGAAGCAGCTAAGTTAGAAGATTCGAAAATATTTATGAAAAATATATTAGATAAATATAATATCAATACAGCAAAATTTTTTAGTGGTAATAATAAAAATGAACTTTGTGATTTTATAGATAGTTTGGATACTCAAAAAGTAGTAGTAAAAGCAGATGGGCTTTGTGCTGGAAAAGGCGTAATTATAGCAAATAAAGATGAAGCAAAAAAAGTGCTAGATGAAATGCTTAATGGAAGCCTATTTGGGGAGGCTGGAAGTAGTGTAGTCATAGAAGAATATTTAGATGGATTTGAATTATCAATATTTGCTATATGTGATGGTGATGATTTTATCATATTGCCAAGTGCACAAGATCATAAGCGATTATTAGATAATGATTTAGGACCAAATACAGGAGGTATGGGCGCATATAGCCCAACTCCACTATGTAGTGATGAATTATTAAATGATATAAAACAAAATATAATAAAACCTACATTAGAAGCGATGAAAAATGAAGGTGCAGAGTTTTGTGGAGTGCTATTTTGTGGGATAATGGTAGTAAATAATAAACCATATGTATTAGAATTTAATGTAAGGTTTGGCGACCCAGAATGTGAAGTAATATTGCCACTATTAAAAACTCCACTTCTTGATATCATAAATGCTAGCATTGATAAAAAAATCAAAAATTTCAAATATGAGATTTTAGATAAAAGCTGCGTTGGTGTTGTAGTAGCATCAAAAAATTATCCATTTCAAGCATCACCAAAAGAAGAGATACGATATTCAAAAATTAATTTTTTAAGTAATCAATTATCTCATATATCATTTGCAGGAGTTAGCAATATTGATGGTAAGCTATATGCAGATGGAGGGAGAGTGTTTGTAGCAGTTGGTATCGGTGATACTATAATAGAAGCAAAACAAAATGCTTATAAATTGATAGAAAATATAAGTTTTAAAGGCATGCAATTTAGAAATGATATTGCATATAGGGCATTAAAATAA
- a CDS encoding RDD family protein — translation MDIGEILDREGLHLASNDKRILAHIIDDFIVSFIIFIAFYEQMMSLNGDIKALQQFVVKLVPYIILLAIIYHTIFTALYGGSIGKILCKIKVVRLDTLDKPSYLQSFYRSFIRTISANLLLYIPLLFAFVDNFKRAFHDIVMQTIVIDISIPQDI, via the coding sequence ATGGATATTGGAGAAATATTAGATAGAGAAGGTTTGCACCTTGCTTCAAATGATAAGAGAATCTTAGCACATATTATAGATGACTTTATTGTATCATTTATAATATTTATAGCATTTTATGAACAAATGATGTCTTTAAATGGTGATATAAAAGCTTTGCAGCAATTTGTTGTTAAATTGGTGCCATATATCATTCTTTTAGCAATCATATACCACACTATATTTACTGCTTTGTATGGTGGAAGTATAGGTAAGATTCTATGTAAGATTAAAGTTGTAAGATTAGATACTCTTGATAAACCAAGCTATTTACAATCATTTTATAGATCTTTTATTAGAACAATAAGTGCAAATTTATTGCTTTATATACCATTGCTTTTTGCTTTTGTTGATAATTTTAAAAGAGCATTTCATGATATTGTTATGCAAACAATAGTAATTGATATAAGTATCCCGCAAGATATATAA
- a CDS encoding LPS-assembly protein LptD, translated as MRKILLFVLLLNILFAETAIEQYDSDNNKIFELFADNLDSIDYTTIIATGNAVVISQDMYVIADYIKYDIKKKEANISGNIKFYRDGSLFLRAQKAFVRFDDDYSMIEPFYMQDSKSGIWISASSAKNENDEYEFKNIVVSGCDIDSPIWHIEGSSGYYNQDSAIASIWNPRIYIKNIPVMYLPYIFISTQNKRTTGFLYPEFATSSLDGFVYIQPFFLALQDFWDMTFSPQFRTSRGLGINTQARLIDPFGEMFVLNAGIFWNNDKYKQKYNIENQIVFGFDFSHQRRDLLSDFINFDSDGLYLDFRYMNDLDYIRLQSTKDTTIENRLQTSKANYFATKNDNYFGLYFKYFLDLSKLSNSDTFQTLPQFQYHKSLEQTDIKNIMYSINVSTKNVARSVGFGYFDSSISVPIYFYTPLIADYFTIGANINLNANIISLNNIDEEMSSQNRNSSYFGATYGLFINSDIARQYDKIFHTMGFKASFSSPLYQYFNDNNNVFNPLLSGRYGRLSDVALTNQQIQLSFSQYFFGLNEVELVYHRIYQNINLQNGVEKFDSLRNEFGFIPIENIDIMTTFFYSHVNKNIEEASLSFNARYAYFQGNITYFLKKKFEYSNLILTDKYTEESANFLRIKLSNDFGYFALYGDVGYDFKLRYLRDWNVVISKDIRCFGIGLRFANEIVPILTTSGTQTIRNRFISLEFRFIPVTATSLSYRFKESRQ; from the coding sequence ATGCGAAAAATTTTATTATTCGTTTTATTGTTAAATATATTATTTGCAGAAACTGCAATAGAACAATATGATAGTGATAATAATAAAATTTTTGAATTATTTGCTGACAATTTAGATTCTATTGATTATACGACAATTATTGCCACTGGGAATGCTGTTGTTATTAGTCAAGATATGTATGTAATAGCTGACTACATAAAATATGATATTAAAAAAAAAGAAGCAAATATTTCTGGAAATATAAAATTTTATAGAGATGGATCATTATTTTTAAGAGCACAAAAAGCATTTGTAAGATTTGATGATGATTATTCAATGATTGAGCCATTTTATATGCAAGATTCTAAAAGTGGTATATGGATAAGCGCATCTTCTGCAAAAAATGAAAATGATGAATATGAATTTAAAAATATTGTTGTTTCTGGTTGCGATATAGATAGCCCTATTTGGCATATAGAAGGTAGCTCTGGATATTATAATCAAGATAGTGCAATAGCAAGTATTTGGAATCCAAGAATATATATAAAAAATATTCCTGTGATGTATCTCCCATATATATTTATATCAACACAAAATAAAAGAACTACAGGTTTTTTATATCCTGAATTTGCCACCTCATCACTTGATGGATTTGTATATATTCAGCCATTTTTTTTAGCTCTGCAGGATTTTTGGGATATGACTTTTAGCCCACAATTTAGAACAAGTAGAGGACTAGGTATAAATACACAAGCAAGATTAATAGATCCATTTGGAGAAATGTTTGTCTTAAATGCTGGAATCTTTTGGAATAATGATAAATACAAACAAAAATATAATATAGAAAATCAAATCGTATTTGGTTTTGATTTTTCACATCAAAGGCGAGATCTTTTAAGCGATTTTATAAATTTTGATAGTGATGGATTGTATCTTGATTTTCGTTATATGAATGATTTAGATTATATAAGATTGCAGAGCACAAAAGATACTACCATAGAAAATAGATTGCAAACTTCAAAAGCGAATTATTTTGCAACAAAAAATGATAATTATTTTGGATTATATTTTAAATATTTTTTAGATTTATCAAAATTAAGCAATAGCGATACATTCCAAACCTTGCCTCAATTTCAATATCACAAATCACTAGAACAAACTGATATTAAAAATATTATGTATTCAATAAATGTAAGCACAAAAAATGTAGCTCGTAGTGTTGGATTTGGATATTTTGATAGCAGTATTTCTGTGCCTATATATTTTTATACACCACTTATTGCAGATTATTTTACAATTGGTGCTAATATTAATTTGAATGCCAATATCATATCTTTAAATAATATAGATGAAGAAATGTCATCACAAAATAGAAACAGCTCTTATTTTGGTGCTACATATGGATTATTTATAAACTCTGATATTGCAAGGCAATATGACAAGATATTTCATACAATGGGATTCAAGGCAAGTTTTTCAAGTCCTTTGTATCAATATTTTAATGATAATAATAATGTATTTAATCCTTTATTATCTGGTAGATATGGACGCCTAAGTGATGTCGCACTAACAAATCAACAAATCCAATTATCATTTTCTCAATACTTTTTTGGATTAAATGAAGTAGAGCTTGTATATCATAGAATCTATCAAAATATCAATCTACAAAATGGCGTGGAGAAATTTGATAGTTTGAGAAATGAATTTGGATTTATTCCAATTGAAAATATAGATATTATGACAACTTTTTTCTATTCTCATGTAAATAAAAATATAGAAGAAGCTTCATTGTCATTTAATGCAAGATATGCTTATTTTCAAGGTAATATTACATATTTTTTAAAGAAAAAATTTGAATATTCAAATTTGATACTTACGGACAAATATACAGAAGAGAGTGCAAATTTTTTACGAATAAAATTAAGTAATGATTTTGGTTATTTTGCACTTTATGGTGATGTAGGATATGATTTCAAACTACGATATTTAAGAGATTGGAATGTTGTAATATCAAAAGATATTAGATGTTTTGGTATTGGACTTAGATTTGCAAATGAAATTGTGCCAATTCTTACAACATCAGGTACGCAAACAATTAGAAATAGATTCATTAGCTTAGAATTTAGATTTATACCAGTTACTGCCACATCTCTTTCATATAGATTTAAAGAAAGTAGGCAATAA
- a CDS encoding phosphoribosyltransferase, producing MIDKFYKPFNNRDDALHKLLDIIHLENLIKDNVILLAISAGGLLFANEISKRTNLSLDFLFSEPIFAPKNPDCKIAIVSESMDIMINETLVDCFDISYDFIYGEAQRKYEEKILPDIYKYRKGENLRSLDKRNVLIIDEGIESGLSIGVAIKSCLKKGVNGIMVAAPVISNDIILLLDSSVDDVYSVYNPKHFVSTKHYFKHREEIDSSIIVDILDKSLSKLIQTQKG from the coding sequence ATGATAGATAAGTTTTATAAACCATTTAATAATAGAGATGATGCATTGCATAAATTATTAGATATTATTCACCTTGAGAATCTAATAAAAGATAATGTAATTTTGCTTGCAATTAGTGCAGGTGGGTTATTGTTTGCAAATGAAATATCCAAAAGAACAAATCTATCACTTGATTTTTTATTTAGTGAGCCCATTTTTGCGCCAAAAAATCCTGATTGTAAAATTGCAATTGTAAGTGAAAGTATGGATATAATGATCAATGAAACTTTAGTTGATTGTTTTGATATATCATATGATTTTATATATGGTGAAGCACAAAGAAAATATGAAGAAAAGATTCTACCTGATATTTATAAATATAGAAAAGGAGAGAATCTAAGATCTCTTGATAAAAGAAATGTGCTAATAATAGATGAAGGCATTGAGAGCGGACTTTCAATAGGTGTTGCAATTAAAAGTTGTCTTAAAAAAGGTGTAAATGGAATCATGGTAGCAGCACCTGTAATTAGCAATGATATAATATTATTATTAGATTCTTCTGTAGATGATGTATATAGTGTATATAATCCAAAACATTTTGTAAGCACAAAACATTATTTTAAACATAGAGAAGAAATAGATTCATCTATTATTGTTGATATTTTAGATAAATCACTCTCAAAGTTAATACAAACACAAAAAGGGTAA
- a CDS encoding polyribonucleotide nucleotidyltransferase, with product MEIKIENNNSLETICLNEVGKAANGAILYKKGKAVLLATIATDINANIEGDFLPLTVQYIEKSYANGKFPGGYIKREGKPNEFEILTSRLIDRSLRPLFPKSYRYPIQITIMVLSVDKDLDLQILALNAASIALLISDLPINRAINAIRIGRIDDNFIINPALEQMKQSSIDLFISGENENIFMIEFKSKIGELSEDKMIEAIKLAQKYINTTSQIYIQNLSPHIKPHIKINLQDSSFNTDVFNAIKEKYNATLESCFLNMAKNENAALLNNIIQDITNNEGYNKIEVEIAVSKIKRDFIRNKILNEEIRLDGRGLDCIRDISICTNILPNAHGSTLFTRGQTQVLAVCTIGNDSDMQSYEMLASKSPLKSNFIFHYNFPSFSTGEAYPIGSVNRRELGHGNLAKKALESSIRGDSRAIRIVSEVLESNGSSSMASVCGGSLSLFSAGIEPLFLVAGIAMGLVKEGDKYKILTDIMGIEDYDGDMDFKVAGNRDGITALQMDIKINDINIDILKDSLLNAKKARLSILDKMEIAKDNIILNENTPISKSFQIPTNKISSIIGQGGKNIKDIIERFDVNIDINKENGKVRVTSTNKQNIENAKDYILSSVFVKLDDFKIGDRFSGKVKRITDFGLFVEIKDGIDGLVHNSRLIKNNIDIKSFNKDDILSIEIVAINDNKIELTIL from the coding sequence ATGGAAATTAAAATAGAAAATAACAACTCTTTAGAGACAATATGTCTAAATGAAGTAGGCAAAGCTGCAAATGGTGCAATTTTGTATAAAAAAGGAAAAGCAGTTCTTCTTGCTACAATAGCAACGGATATTAATGCAAATATAGAAGGTGATTTTCTTCCACTAACCGTTCAATACATCGAAAAGAGCTATGCAAATGGAAAATTCCCAGGTGGATATATAAAGCGAGAGGGCAAACCTAATGAATTTGAGATTTTAACTTCAAGACTGATTGATAGAAGTCTTCGCCCATTATTTCCTAAAAGTTATAGATATCCTATACAAATAACAATTATGGTGCTTAGTGTAGATAAGGATTTGGATTTGCAGATTCTAGCACTAAATGCTGCATCTATTGCATTGCTTATTTCGGATTTACCAATCAATAGGGCTATAAATGCGATTCGTATCGGTAGAATCGATGATAATTTTATTATCAATCCAGCGCTAGAGCAGATGAAACAATCAAGTATTGACTTATTTATTTCTGGTGAAAATGAAAATATATTTATGATTGAATTTAAAAGCAAAATTGGAGAACTTAGTGAAGATAAAATGATAGAGGCAATAAAGCTAGCACAAAAATATATAAATACAACTTCACAAATATATATACAAAATCTAAGCCCTCACATAAAACCACATATAAAGATCAATTTACAAGATTCTAGTTTTAATACTGATGTTTTCAATGCTATAAAAGAAAAATATAACGCTACACTAGAATCTTGCTTTTTAAATATGGCAAAAAATGAAAATGCTGCTCTTTTAAATAATATCATCCAAGATATTACAAATAATGAAGGTTATAACAAAATAGAAGTAGAAATTGCTGTATCAAAAATAAAAAGAGATTTTATAAGAAATAAGATTCTAAATGAAGAAATAAGGCTTGATGGACGAGGATTGGATTGTATTAGAGATATAAGCATTTGCACAAATATACTTCCAAATGCACATGGAAGCACATTGTTTACACGTGGGCAAACCCAAGTGCTTGCTGTTTGCACGATAGGAAATGATAGTGATATGCAATCATATGAAATGTTGGCATCAAAATCTCCACTAAAAAGTAATTTTATATTCCATTATAATTTTCCTAGTTTTAGCACAGGCGAGGCATACCCTATTGGTTCTGTTAATAGAAGAGAATTAGGACATGGAAATCTTGCAAAAAAAGCATTAGAATCTAGCATAAGGGGAGATAGTAGAGCAATTCGCATTGTATCTGAAGTGCTAGAATCTAATGGCAGTTCATCAATGGCAAGTGTATGCGGCGGCTCACTTAGCCTTTTTAGTGCTGGTATTGAGCCATTATTTTTGGTTGCGGGCATTGCAATGGGACTTGTAAAAGAAGGTGATAAATATAAGATTCTAACTGACATAATGGGTATAGAAGATTATGATGGCGATATGGATTTTAAAGTCGCAGGAAATAGAGATGGGATAACTGCTTTGCAGATGGATATAAAAATAAATGATATTAATATTGACATATTAAAAGATTCTCTACTAAATGCAAAAAAAGCAAGATTAAGTATATTAGATAAAATGGAAATTGCAAAAGATAATATTATTTTAAATGAGAATACACCTATTTCAAAAAGTTTTCAAATTCCAACAAATAAAATATCAAGTATCATAGGGCAAGGTGGTAAAAATATCAAAGATATAATAGAGAGATTTGATGTAAATATCGATATAAATAAAGAAAATGGTAAGGTTAGAGTAACTAGCACAAATAAACAAAATATAGAAAATGCAAAAGATTATATATTATCTAGTGTATTTGTAAAATTAGATGATTTTAAAATTGGCGATAGATTTAGTGGTAAAGTCAAACGTATCACAGATTTTGGATTATTTGTAGAAATCAAAGATGGAATCGATGGGTTAGTGCATAATTCAAGACTTATAAAAAATAATATAGATATTAAGTCATTTAATAAGGATGATATTTTAAGTATAGAAATAGTTGCAATAAATGACAATAAAATAGAACTGACTATATTGTAA
- a CDS encoding F0F1 ATP synthase subunit C: protein MKKILFVFFAFMGVAFAADGMSGVDLIKAYSAIGAVVGLGIAALGGAIGMGNTAAATISGIARNPGIGGKLTTTMFIAIALIEAQVIYTLVIALIVLYSNPLLAA, encoded by the coding sequence ATGAAAAAGATACTATTTGTATTTTTTGCTTTTATGGGTGTTGCTTTTGCAGCAGATGGCATGAGTGGTGTAGATTTAATTAAAGCATATTCAGCAATTGGTGCTGTTGTAGGTCTAGGTATAGCAGCACTTGGTGGTGCAATAGGTATGGGAAATACAGCTGCTGCAACTATTTCTGGTATTGCTAGAAATCCAGGAATAGGTGGTAAGCTAACAACTACAATGTTTATTGCAATTGCTCTTATAGAAGCACAAGTTATATATACACTTGTTATTGCTCTTATAGTTCTTTACTCAAACCCTTTACTAGCAGCATAA
- a CDS encoding bifunctional 3,4-dihydroxy-2-butanone 4-phosphate synthase/GTP cyclohydrolase II, with protein MQIKRVKEALQAIKNGELIIIMDDEERENEGDIVYAGEFSSADKVNFLITQARGVLCVSLTKEIADKLDFPLMVTNNNSNHETAFTISVDAKEAKTGVSAFERDMTIKLICNEDSKPSDFARPGHIFPLIAKNGGVLERTGHTEASVDICKLAGLKPISVICELIKDDGTMANNNDDFVIQFAEKHNLKILYVSDLIYYRMQYEQLVHKIEEVEVTFFDIKCLKFVFLDHLKNKHIVYQFPIKNNIIKFHTFDNTLRLLENNEFSILKQSIEFLKNNGGYLICMHGSKNDTELESKNFGIGAQIIRYFKISEFTLLSTHANRHYVGLSGFNLKINVIDIFNKD; from the coding sequence ATGCAAATTAAAAGAGTAAAAGAAGCCTTACAGGCTATAAAAAATGGTGAGCTTATCATTATAATGGATGATGAAGAAAGAGAAAATGAAGGTGATATAGTTTATGCAGGTGAATTTAGCTCTGCAGATAAAGTAAATTTTCTAATTACACAAGCAAGAGGTGTGCTATGCGTATCACTAACAAAAGAAATAGCAGATAAATTAGATTTTCCCTTGATGGTAACTAATAATAATTCAAATCATGAAACTGCATTTACAATTTCAGTAGATGCAAAAGAAGCAAAAACAGGTGTTAGTGCATTTGAAAGAGATATGACTATCAAACTTATTTGCAATGAAGATTCAAAACCAAGCGATTTTGCTCGTCCAGGGCATATATTTCCATTGATTGCAAAAAATGGTGGAGTATTGGAGAGAACAGGACATACAGAAGCTAGTGTAGATATTTGCAAACTAGCAGGATTAAAGCCTATATCAGTTATTTGTGAATTAATAAAAGATGATGGCACGATGGCAAATAATAATGATGATTTTGTAATTCAATTTGCAGAAAAACATAATCTAAAGATTCTATATGTTTCAGATTTGATTTATTATAGAATGCAATACGAACAATTAGTGCATAAAATAGAAGAAGTAGAAGTTACTTTTTTTGATATAAAATGTTTGAAATTTGTATTTTTAGATCATTTAAAAAATAAGCACATAGTATATCAATTTCCTATCAAAAACAATATTATTAAATTTCATACATTTGATAATACCTTAAGATTGCTTGAAAATAATGAATTTAGCATACTAAAACAATCAATAGAATTTCTAAAAAATAATGGTGGCTATCTTATATGTATGCATGGCAGCAAAAATGATACAGAGCTAGAATCTAAAAATTTTGGAATAGGTGCTCAAATCATTAGATATTTTAAAATTAGTGAATTTACACTACTTTCTACGCATGCAAATAGACACTATGTAGGACTAAGTGGATTTAATCTAAAAATAAATGTGATTGATATTTTTAATAAAGATTAG
- a CDS encoding cytochrome C — MGKILSFMIIFIAFVFGADYTTSVSSLYKEGSEKVIGRLLPTVEVEILGKVENKIKVSFVGYIQDGVENAVYFVPNRRILVAGITKGVDYDYKVIDTIKDGDKVWKKIKTTFLSDEDEFTKDVNSLYQKVDTLYSDNCSLCHALHNKKEFNANQWPSVVNSMLSRTAISKEESYLLIQYLQKNAKDMQ; from the coding sequence ATGGGGAAGATTCTAAGTTTCATGATTATTTTTATAGCTTTTGTATTTGGAGCTGATTATACAACTAGTGTTAGCTCTTTATACAAAGAAGGAAGTGAAAAAGTAATAGGCAGATTGCTTCCAACTGTAGAGGTAGAAATCTTAGGAAAAGTTGAAAATAAGATTAAAGTATCATTTGTAGGATATATCCAAGATGGTGTAGAAAATGCAGTGTATTTTGTGCCAAATCGCAGAATCTTAGTTGCTGGAATAACAAAAGGTGTTGATTATGATTATAAAGTAATTGACACTATAAAAGATGGTGATAAAGTATGGAAAAAGATAAAAACTACATTTCTTAGTGATGAGGATGAATTTACAAAAGATGTAAATAGCTTATATCAAAAAGTAGATACATTATATTCTGATAATTGTTCATTATGTCATGCCTTGCATAATAAAAAAGAGTTTAATGCAAATCAGTGGCCTAGTGTAGTTAATTCCATGCTAAGTAGAACTGCAATATCAAAGGAAGAAAGCTATTTACTAATTCAATATTTACAAAAAAATGCAAAAGATATGCAATAA